ccacacactgtacttattttatagtcctgtcttttgttatcaATTCCAAATTCactgttcaaaagggtttctccATGTATCCCCACCGTtagcatactttatttttgtcacttCAACTCTTTCCATTACTCCCCCTTATCTCCTCCCTCTGACTCCCCATTATGCAACAGCTTTCGATACATATTATTTTATCCTTTATCTGCACAAACATTATGTGTTTTTgctcttttgttctcttttcctttccctcatcccctgagttccatagaatagcttaactattacaaatatgttgtACATATAAGCTTGTATATTATCATGTcagtttttttgtatgtgtgtattatttGGATATATCTTCCACCTAGAAGATGTCTTTCTGaatatggcttatttcacttaacacacaGTACTcaaattacatccatttaccttcaaatcacattgtgtcattcttccttatggcttagtaaaacttcattgtgtatatatgtatatatgtaggtaTATACACCACATTCTCTTGATCCATTATCAGTTGTAGGgtgtctgggttgtttccatatcttggctattatgaacagtgcagGGATAAACGTTGGtatacaagtgtctctattgtatcctgacttacattccttcagttttATGCCCAAGAATAGTACTACTGGACcaaatggtagttctattttagctttttaaagaatcCCCATACTGCTTTCAATAAGGGTtgtattgatttgcatatccaccaacagtgtataagggttcctgtttcgtTGCActttgccagtatttgttgttgtttttgcccttgaagaTGAACACTCCAACTGGAATGAGATGAAATATTTGTGTAGTTTTGGATTACATTCTTTTATAGgcagggaagttgaacattttgtcatgaatttattggccatttgtacctctttgaaAATCCCTTATTCAATTtgtgtgctcatttcttcattgagatattgattctttgggagtttgagtttcctgtagattctggatattagtccctttcCAGATAAAGAGCTAGCAAAGATGTTTTCCCAACATCTGGGCAGTCTCTTGAATCTATTGActgcttcttttgctgtgcagaaatctTTTAGTTTGATGAtatcccatttgttaatttttctcttagttactgagccactggcactctaTTTAGGTAGGTGTTGCCTATGCCTTTATAGTCCAATGTATTGtgtactacttcctgtagttgtttcaaaatttcagtccAAATcataaagtctttgatccacttcaAGTTGATATTGGTACGGGGTGAGAGACACAgactagtttcagtcttctacatgtggatatccagttttcataGTAACATTTGGAACATGTAATACTTATACCTAGGCACAGCAGTGAAGAAATAAGCAGTTTACACAtcttaaaagaaagcaaatttgAGGGCATTGAAATTCTGAAGAAGGAGTCCAAGAGGTTATATTAAGGATCCACCAGGATGAAGAAGATACATGGTAAGATTCATGATGACTAGTTAATGCATGAGATAAGAATTAGCTACAAACCAGTTATAGGTAATCACAGTGAGAGCATATTatccatacacacaaaaaatgtaaagaacaacaagtacagaaagaTTTATACATTCTAACTGCTGTTAGGAGTTTCAGAAAAAAGTAACAATCCTCAAAGTAGGAAAATATAAGACATTCCAATTTTGCATCaaggattaaagaaaaaagacctCTTCAGAAAAACCACCAGAATTAAGAAGAATACACGGGTGTTCATACTGTCTGGGTAATGCAGGAGGTAACAGATGTTTATGAGCCATATgttcaaaaatgataaaaacagataTCCCTCTCAGGTGACCCACATACGAGATGACCCTACTATGAGTTTAGGTATTTATAATAAACTGTGGTCAAGATGAATTAGAAGTCAGTCCAGAACTGATTGGAGAGAAATGAGTATATGAGAATGTAGAGGTGGGAGTCAGAGCTGATGGCCAGGATAATGAGCAGGTTCCCATGCACTGTGACCAGGAGAAGATCAGCCCAAACTGTATGAATTGCATGTTTGGAAATGCTGATAGTTCTAGGAAAGGAAATTCTGATGGAAATGTTAGATTTTAGGGACATATGTCATCCATCCAATGTCTCGCTCTTATTTTACTGAGTTAAGTTACTTTTTTATTAATCCATGACAAAAGATTCAGATCCAAAGCAACTCCCATACTAAGTGACAAATGACTGCTCAGTCTTGGTCCTCAGAACTGTTATTAGTAACAGAGTCATGTTTTGACTGTCTGTTTGACAGGCCTGATTCAGACAGCCATTGGAGAAGCAAACCCACATGTGAGGCCCACTGGATGGGAACAAGAAACACGCAGATTTACAGTACATGTTGATTATTGATTATATTTTGTTGAGGCCCAATGCTCATAACTAGTGAACTTGGCTCATGTTATTCCAAGCTCTAAGAATTTCACAATATtattagaaaaagataaagaagagaaaCACAATATTCCCTAAAATTTATCGTCTCATTTCCTACTTCAGCAGGATACTCTGGGATATCATTCTGTTTACGGACTAGTAATAAATGCATCTGCATTTTACTTAACTTGTTTATTGTGGTAAACTATATATAAGAACTTGCCATTTTATTCTTTCCATGGTGAATGTTATGAAGTATAAATTACATTTACATTGTTGCTCAGCCATCAGCACCATCCATCCCcagaaacttttcatttccaagctTGAAATTCACACTCATTTTCAAAACTCTCAATTCAACTTTTCCCCAAATCTCAAAACCACCAGGGTTATTGTGCAATATCATTAAAATACAATGTACAAAATAATGTGAACAAGGAAACAGAATTTCTATGTGTAGAATTTTACTTTTGCTCCTTTTTTGTAATCTACATTTCAAATAGCTGTCACAGTTCCTTAGATCAGAATATACTCCTGAGAATCTTCCTCAGTGTCCTTTTAATGTCCCTGTTCCTCAAGCTGTAGATGAATGGATTCAGCATAGGGGTAACAACTGTGCACATCACTGATGCCAGGGCACCATTTATGGGAGAATGTAGTACAGCTGATCTAAGTTACACTCCAAGCCCTGttccataaaacaaacaaactattGTCAGGTGAGACCCACATGTGGAGAAGGCCTTATACCTCCCTCCTATTGATTTGACCTTCAGAATGGAGGAAAGTATTTTGTAATAAGAGAAAAAGATCCCAGATACAGGCAGAAATCCCATGATGGTAACAACAAAATACATGACTATATTATTTTTGGAATTGTCAGAGCAGGCAAGATTAAGAAGTTTGgaagggtcacagaagaaattagaaatttccaCAGCTTTGAAGTGGTTAAATTGTAAAACAATGATATCGTGCACCTGGGAGTCCAAAAGGCTAACCAATAAAGACATGAATACTAAGAAGACACAGAGGCGAGGGTTCATGATGACTGAGTAATGCAGAGGGtgacaaatggccacaaaacggtcataggccatcacagccaGAAGCATAGCATCCATGTTTCCAAAAATGATGTAAAGTGACATTTGTGTCAAACATCCCACATAGGAGATGACTCTGCCGTGAGCCTGCACATTCACAATTAACTTTGGGACCATGGTGGAGATGAAGCAGATATCATCCAAGGATAggtttaaaagaaggaagtacatgggagtgtggaAATGGGACCCCAAACTGAcagccaggatgatgagcaggttcccaaATACTGTTAACAGGTACATGGATAGGAACAGTCCAAAAAGTACAGTCTGTTGCTCTTGATCCTCTGAGAGTGGCATGAGATGGAATTCTGTGACAACTGTTAGATTTTGTAGGGTTACATAGCTTGGGCaccttttgaaaaagaaagcaatgtgtATCTTGTCCTCTGTATAAAGTTTGACTCCAAGTATACAGGAGTATTTATCTACAATTCCAATTGTATGCTCTCTAGGAATACTTCTCATTTATGGCAAACTCAGCCctagacttcatatacttatatgaaatagaacaaagaaaccttttgcaattgcttcaagtgggtTGGGGAGCTGGTCAAAAGGGAGCAAGGATGGGGAtggtctaaccaatgtacaatataaacctaatcagaactgtcactaaGAAGCCCCACTGTAtaatgagtatatcctaataaaatattttataactaagAATTTCATTATTGGCTTCTGTGTTATTCATCTCCTTCTATGTGCATAAATTTTAGGTACACTGAAGTAATCAGTGTAGCCTGTTACCATAGTAAATCAAGTCAATGacattcaaaaaaaaataaaattcatagcagatttcttctttaagaagaaaatatatcttCTTAAAGGTTGTTAAAAAGCAATTGAATATATCCGATTTTATTCTAAAATCGTGATGAAAAGTTATTTTGCATAGAGTATTTTAAAGTCTGTATAAATTCAAGGACTGTATTGTCTAGACACTAAATCGAAGTCATTGGTTCATCATCAGAAATCTTTTAtgaaatttaagttttttatatCTCTGCATAATTCCATTACACAGGCAACTACTGTCATAGATTTGGAGGGTAGCATTTCCTTGAAATGTTTCTAGTAGTTGAATCACATATACATAATAATTTCTCTTAAAACCTACCTAAATGTATACAAAGCTTCTCTTAGTAGTATGCAACACAACACCTAATAACCTTAAAACATACACTTTATATTGAAAGTATGTTGAATAGTTTTAAGTCTTTCTGAAGTACACATATATTTCAAAGGTATCAATTGAAGCATTACCAAAGGAGCAACATCACTTAAATTTTCAGTTTAATATTGcattaatctttttaaagttattgtttCTCTCTCCATACCATACAAGTAAGAAGTTGCAGACACCATATGGTTGCAGGACAATTGTTTGATTTCCAATAACAGATGCGTGTTGCTTTTTACTATTAATCACATAGATTTATTGTCCCTATACAAATCACTCAGTATCATCCAAATCCTCTTATTCTGCATAGATCATCAAAATATCCAGAAGTCTATCCAAAGTAACTCAATAATAAATTAGAGCTTATATAAGGAATAATGATTCCATTTGTTTCCAGTAGAGGCAAAAGCATCCGTGGATAAGGAAATTCACATTTATTCCCATATACTAGACTTGTTAAATTTTCAGAATGCCTGTGAATCTCCCTGCATCATTCTTCTTGTACCACTTAATAGAAATAgagtaatattatatatttttgtaccAATGTACAGAATCAAATAGATGTCTAATAACATTAAATTGAATAAGCAATTCCATCATCATAGGAGTAGTAAGTTTATTGAGGACTAGTTTTTGAAGGTTACAGGAGCCAGAAATGATGGGAAAGTCTCAACTATGTCTTATTTCAAGTCACTAGGCTTACCTATCCCTTCTCTTCCTATCCTTTGGttctttttcatttactcatGAAAATCTCTGCAGTggtctttaaataaatatatgttgtgtattttaaataacattgtAAGGTCCATGAGGCTGTGACATAGAGTCAAAGAAGAATGATCTTATCTCTAGCTCTACATACCTAATGGGTGGGGACACAGAGAGTGTAGCCAATGTTT
The sequence above is drawn from the Castor canadensis chromosome 14, mCasCan1.hap1v2, whole genome shotgun sequence genome and encodes:
- the LOC109676467 gene encoding LOW QUALITY PROTEIN: olfactory receptor 7E178-like (The sequence of the model RefSeq protein was modified relative to this genomic sequence to represent the inferred CDS: substituted 1 base at 1 genomic stop codon), which translates into the protein MRSIPREHTIGIVDKYSCILGVKLYTEDKIHIAFFFKRCPSYVTLQNLTVVTEFHLMPLSEDQEQQTVLFGLFLSMYLLTVFGNLLIILAVSLGSHFHTPMYFLLLNLSLDDICFISTMVPKLIVNVQAHGRVISYVGCLTQMSLYIIFGNMDAMLLAVMAYDRFVAICHPLHYSVIMNPRLCVFLVFMSLLVSLLDSQVHDIIVLQFNHFKAVEISNFFCDPSKLLNLACSDNSKNNIVMYFVVTIMGFLPVSGIFFSYYKILSSILKVKSIGGRYKAFSTCGSHLTIVCLFYGTGLGVXLRSAVLHSPINGALASVMCTVVTPMLNPFIYSLRNRDIKRTLRKILRSIF